In the genome of Drosophila pseudoobscura strain MV-25-SWS-2005 chromosome 3, UCI_Dpse_MV25, whole genome shotgun sequence, one region contains:
- the LOC117183726 gene encoding chromatin-remodeling ATPase INO80 gives MEMRQSLWLLLLLGTTTGLLDVEARSHRSRTRIQRRDEGGVDPPIDVATIPKPNIIKHSGELCAPEVTKDELMEVTILGATKVILKQVEKHSLDQPMSTDVVTSISELVMKELLAGGAIQNMIDKLNVWCTVNRPPFLSQPTEEPTTLDPEGPYVPPSEPEPEPEPEPEPEPEPEPEPKPEPEPEPEPVPEPVPEPEPEPEPEPEPEPEPEPEPEPQPTGANSDYDISGSKSCQGEACEVDPPALTANWHDISWLCLIENGKVKCYSYHYDANKEISVEEVESYDVNGRTLARHRSRRVKTYRSRARLHRRSKHKNRKLKHGLRRNKARLGKRRARPGHRRSKHGKRRTKTSNRRIKAKTAKVAAESQVLHSIK, from the exons atggaaatg aGGCAAtctctgtggctgctgctccttctgggCACAACAACTGGACTGCTGGACGTGGAGGCTAGAAGCCACCGAAGTCGCACTCGCATTCAACGGCGAGATGAAGGTGGTGTAGACCCCCCAATCGACGTAGCGACAATTCCGAAACCTAATATTATTAAGCACTCGGGGGAACTGTGTGCGCCAGAAGTTACCAAGGACGAGCTGATGGAGGTAACCATTTTGGGAGCCACCAAGGTGATTCTCAAGCAGGTCGAAAAGCACAGCCTAGATCAGCCGATGAGCACGGATGTGGTGACCTCCATCAGTGAATTGGTGATGAAGGAGCTGTTGGCCGGTGGTGCCATCCAAAACATGATTGACAAGCTGAACGTCTGGTGTACCGTCAACAGGCCACCATTTCTTTCGCAACCCACGGAGGAACCAACGACACTTGACCCGGAAGGCCCGTATGTCCCTCCTTCTGAACCTGAACCGGAGCCTGAACCTGAGCCTGAACCTGAGCCAGAGCCTGAGCCAGAGCCTAAACCAGAGCCTGAACCTGAGCCAGAACCTGTGCCAGAACCTGTGCCAGAACCTGAGCCAGAGCCTGAGCCAGAACCTGAGCCTGAACCGGAGCCTGAACCGGAGCCTGAACCTCAACCAACAGGCGCAAATTCGGACTACGACATCTCTGGCAGTAAGTCTTGCCAGGGAGAGGCTTGCGAGGTAGACCCTCCAGCGTTAACCGCGAATTGGCATGACATCAGCTGGCTGTGCCTGATCGAAAATGGGAAGGTCAAGTGCTACTCGTACCACTACGATGCCAATAAGGAGATATCTGTGGAGGAAGTGGAGTCGTACGATGTGAATGGCCGGACGCTCGCCAGACATCGGTCGCGTCGGGTCAAAACTTACAGGTCGCGCGCCCGCCTTCACAGGAGGTCAAAGCACAAGAACCGGAAGCTGAAGCACGGCTTGCGCCGGAACAAGGCCAGGCTCGGCAAGCGTCGGGCCAGGCCCGGCCACCGTCGGTCCAAGCACGGCAAACGCCGGACCAAGACCAGCAACCGTCGGATAAAGGCCAAGACAGCCAAAGTAGCAGCCGAATCTCAAGTGCTGCATTCAATAAAGTAA